The DNA region GTGTTTACAGCAATTGCCGGCTGGCAGCCGATGGAAATGCCTCTCCAGGCAGTGTTCCCGTGGAATTGGGGAGCGCAGCTGTGATCATTTCATACACGAGCgcaagttattttaaaatttccaacATTTTGTCGGTTCTATAAAACAGttccacaaaaataaagcattttaaccAGAAATGTTGAGCAATAACCAGATGTAGGCAATTTGGAGGGTTGAAATTAAGTCTCCTATTTGCTTTTAGagctttgtttttgctttcaaagatgTGCAGAAGGGTTGAAAAGTTCATTACTAGGTTTAAGAAGAACCGTTTCCTGTTAGGAGAAATTAAATccagtttttttcctgctgtggaagGTCAATATGCAGGCCCCCTCAAGGCAAAGCCTGGCACAACTTCCAGGTATCACCTTCCTGAAGGTAAATCCCTAAGAAAAAAGGGCTGGCACATCTACAAATTCCATCAGTGAAGTCTGTTTTGTATTCACAGGCTGGCAAATAAAGGTGACTGTAAAAGctaatcccagctctgatggTTCCGTAGTGCCACTCCTGCTTCCTgccttgctgagctgctgctctgtgcagtgcagtgctggcacCTCTGACTTCTGAGCAGGGGttacagctctctcctgctgctcttccttaTCAGGGAGGGTTCCTCATTTCCCGTGGTCAGAGCAGGTGGctgatgggagctgggagcagcagcagtcccCCCTCCATTATCCGGAGGCATAGGGGTGCTCTCGTTCTCTgggaatatttttaactttaccatctgctgctgttcctgtgcttgTGCCTGAACGAGTTTCCTTGCCAGGATCCACAGACCTCCAAGGGTGACTTCACCTGCTTGGCAGGAGGTGGAGGGTCTGCCCAGGGCCCACCTCTGACCTCAGGGGAAGGCAGAAGAGTAGGAGttcagctggggagcagggagggaatggggagaCACTCCTTTTCTCTGAACACATCTTGTGGATTTTCATGGAGAGGTTCAggtgttttccttctctccttagGAGGGATATTTGCTGTACAACTCATACttgtgaaaaaagaaatcctaatGTTTTGAGTGTGTTTTAGAGAAAGAAGGTACACTGAATTTCAGGAATGTGGATCTTGCTCCATCTTTCCAAAGGGTGCAGCACCAGTAGACCAAGCACAGCAAGATAGTCTCCAAATAGGTGTTTGCTAGCACAGAACTGCAGCCTTACAGGGTGGTTAGAGGTTTTCCATTGCTTCCCTCTTTTTTTGGCCATGTTTCAAGGAACAGCATGGCACAGGAGAGGGCTGAAACTGGAGAAGCTCTAGGGTCTGGAGTTGCTTGAAGGTGACTTTGCAGATGGTTCCTGAAAGTGCAGAAAGGGCAGGAGCTGGTTGTTGGTGCCACAACCACACAGAACAGTGAGTGTGATTGCTCTGAAATGCACCGCCTGCCAAGGGTGGTTAGTAACCAGCTGGAGTACAGCCCCTGTTCCAGGGTTCTTCTGGAAATAACAcctttcagttttaaaatatttatccaaTTTTTGCTTCATAAGtaatcagaaaataaacactgagAAGAAGTTGGGAATCTCTACAGCAAATAGATAGGCTGGGAGCCCAGGCAGAGAAAAGGTTCAAGTCCTGTCAGATTCTGTAATTCTTCCTTTATTTACAGTCCAGCATTTGATCAGAGTGGAGCGATCAAGGGAAAATGCTCCCTCAGACTGAAATAAGGATTTATTCCAGCCATGCTTGGCCTTAGTGTGGTGGGGTTTGTAGCTACCCAGCTATTGAGTCTCCATATCCAAACTGCTCAGAGTTCAGTCGGTGCTTGTACACAGAGGGGGGTTTTATTGCACTCTGTATGTTTTATAGGAGCTGGGATGCTGTCAGATGGGTCCATCGGGAAGGTTTCCAAAGCCTCTTGAAGTTATATGACCCAGACAAGTACCTAATTGTGCTCTTTTCAAAGAAACACACTCCTGCAGTTAGTCtgagggagcacagcagcaggtagCCAGACTATTGAGCTGTGGCCTAGTTTTTTGTAGGAATAAGTTTTTCTATGGtctgagaaaggaaatatttaccATTTGCTAAAAGTGTATCTTTGTTAAGCCTTCCTTCTGATCACGAAATAAAaactagaaaaagaaatcaaaatattttattaacaaGGTCAATTGCAAGTGAATGATACAGTTCAGTAGTAGGTCAGTTTAGGTAACTCATAAGAAGAAGCCTGTAGAGGTTTTCTGACCAAGTTccattgaagaaaataaatttctagaATATATTATTTCAACTTTTAAATACTGACAGAGCGCAGTCAGTTGTggggaaagaagaaatctgCTGTATAAAGGTGTTCTGCCTGCTTCTGTAGTGTGTCACAATAGAAAAATGACCTCCTAGAATTGCAAGTTGAGTTTGTGTTGAGAAACTGCCTTTTCTCCAGTCTGTTTGATGATTTATATTGCTGTTTTGAAATATTGTAATCATTCCCTTCTGTCTTGTGCTTtaggaaatgcattttaaagtgGTAAAAGTAATTGCAGAACAATGGAAAACTGCACAAAAATGTAATCATACACAGGGATGGTTCAGCCACTTGTTCTGTGTGTGCCAGATGTTTGCTCATGCTAAATGCCTGTTCCACTTGTCATCCCTCAGGGAACAATTAGTGTGGGAATAGATGCCACTGACCTGTTTGATCGCTATGATGAAGAATATGAAGAtgtgcctgggagcagctttCCCCAGATTGAGATAAACAAAATGCACATATCCCAGTCCATCGAGGTGAGGAGGGTGGATGCTGCCATGAGAGCAGGGTGTGAGTGAATGAAGCACCTCAGAACACAGAGCATGCTGCTCAGGGGctctcagtgggatttgggggggaacACAGTGACCAGCACAGGTGGAAATAGGTATTTTGGGGCCAGCAGAATGGTGGGTTGGCTCTGTAGCCTTTGGGCAACTGCTCTGTGGGCTGCAGTggtcctgccctcctgccagTGGAGGTGATCAGTGCCCAATTCTCACTGAACAGGATGTGCTCAGTGGTTGAAAGCAAGTGGCACCAAGGCTTGAGGATGTGCATAAGGAAAAGGATGGGAAGCTGTGGgtgatacaattcctccaaagccatcttcccctggcccctggaacttgctataatagataaggtttcctagataccaaggctgagtcaaattccttaagaatttggtcacacTCTAACACTTTGGAcgataattggttagaaattagtttgtgtaattggtcagttcacctttagaactcctcatttagattggatgctgttttttgtataaactttttattggctgtagtttggATCCCCCTtaaacctataaatatgactgtctcccCTTTGGGGATcccttcacatgaaataaagatttttgtgGAATGTGTCAAGCaaggcctccggtctttctctgctggctgatgtgagctcctgagagatggctgatcaatattagcactctcaggtcctggtaaaacaacaGCCAGGGGCAGAAAGAAAGCTTACAGGGAAGCATTTCCTCTTTCAGAGAGTCATAGAAATTAAATCTGCTAGAGAGATGAGAATGGTTTACAGCTCAAGGTCAGGACTTCAGGGTGGTACATTACAGGTGTCACAAGTGTCTGGTACTGTAAGACTTATCTGACTTTTTGCCATGCTTGATGTTTACACTCTGCCATTTACACTCTGTGGTGGTGATTATGTCCTTGCAGAACATACACTAAATGTGTGAACTGGGATCAGTTACTGGAAACAATATATTCCTTTTTCAGGCACCCTTGACTTCCACAGATACAGCAATACTGTCTGGTAACCTTTCCACCCAGAATGGGAATGGAGGGGGATCAATTAATCTTGCACTGAGACGAGTGACATCTGCCAAGGGATGGGGAGAGGTAAGAGTACACCTGTTATGCAGTTTTGTATTCAATCTATTACCTGGTGTTCTATTTTTTGGGGAGGAACTTCAGCTGTGGTTCATCTCTCATTTTCTATGTTCTGTAAAATGTAGAAAAAGGAATTCTTAAAGGAATTTTAGACAAAGGGAAGaccaaactttatttttttcttatttttctcccttctccatTTGGCCACGCAATTTGGACTTCACTGTGCAGACAGAATTGTTACCTGATGTCTCTAGTCTTTGTGATTGCTCTGTCTGAAGGCACAGTGCTGTGAGCAGGCCTTTTAGGGCAGTGTGATAGTTGGCCTTTGCTTCCAAAACTGTTTTGCTTGCACAGGAAGAGGTTATGGGGGAAACAGTTTGATCCCCCCAGCAGATATGGTCTGAGCAGCTGGAAGGTCCTGTGTTGCAGCACCTGCAAGCTGAGCTGTGTTTGAGGTGCTTGAGTCACTGGTATAGCTGACAGCTGCCTGTGCCTTCCTTCCTGCACACGAGCTCCTGCTAGCCTGCCTCCTCAGCCTGGGAGACTGTGAGTCTTCCACTCGTTTGAGATGGACAGACTGGATGGAGGCTTTTGATTTGCGTAGGATTTTGTGAGGGAGAAGTTTTCTCCACGTTCCCTGGAGTGACCAAAGCAGGTCCCAATAGCAGTCACAGTTTTACAAAACTTTGTTTTACCCATGAGCTCCAAATCAGCGAGACACCTTTTATTCTGAAtgcaaagctgcagaaaatggaGGGTGCTGAAAGAGGTGGTAAATGTTAGTCAGATGTGTAAAACAGCTGTGATGAAAATGATGCTTGTGACATACTTTGTCACTGTTGTAAAGGATGTTTTCTTCTAACACTCTGGCACTCTGCATTCCAACAGTTGGAGTTTGGAGCTGGAGACCTTCACGGGCCTCTCTTTGGGATGAAGATATTTCGTAATCTTACACCAAGATGgtaaatattagaaaaatggCCTAGTGGTTAATATTCCACAATAAGGAACCAAATGACTTGAATTGTCTTCCACATtaattttggatttgttttctgtCCTACAAAATAAGGTAGATTTAAGGTCATACTTGTATTGCCAAAATGCTTGCATTCTTTCTGGGTGTTGGTGCCCTCCCTTTTTATATTTCCAGTTTAAGGGAGATCTGTGTTCCACATCCTTAGATTTGTACTTGATCTTGTCATGATTCATCATACTTGAGGCAGGATCTCAAATCAGAGCAACAGAAGTTTGCTCTaggaacagaacaaaaaaggGGGAACTCTTCTGAGGCTTCCATGTGTGAGAGGGAGTTTCTGACAGCAAAACAGGAGATGATGTGTCATATTTTGTGGAAATAATGCCAAATTATTTCATGTCTGTTCACAAATGAATAGAGGTCTCAGGTTGCAAAGGAGAATACAAGGTAAGGCCTCTGATTGGAGCCACATGTCAGAGCATCATAGGAGCTCGTGTAGGTTCcctctgtttatttttgaatttaGTGAATCTGCCATTCCTCAGAGCTTGTCAGGATTCTTGTTCCCAGAAAGTGCTTTAGCACTGGTTTTTAGAGCTGATGCTCAAGGATTATTTAAtagcagggctgctctctgccagcagcccagtGTGCTGTTCTGCAGAGACCAGGATGTTATCTGCACAGGGCAAGAAGGGGAAGGCTGGATGCCTGGGCAGCATCATGCACAGACAATAAaccagggcacagcctgctctCCTGGGTGCTGCTTGTGCTCAAGGCAGTCTGAGTTAGTTTTTACTTTTCCCTGAAAACCCCGAGCATCATGCTTTATGCAGGATGATCTCTGGGCACTCAGCAAAATTCCTGGGCAAGAAGGACACTGAGGCCACCTGGGAACCTGTGTTTTTTCACTGATgagttttttcctcatttctctaGTTTCATCACCACAAACTGTGCCCTGCAGTTCTCATCCCGTGGGGTCCGCCCCGGCCTCACCACGGTCCTGGCCCGCAACCTGGACAAGAACACCATGGGCTACCTGCAGTGGAGGTGGGGCATCCAGTCAGCCATGAACACCAGTATTGTCCGGGACACCAAAACCAGCCACTTCACTGTGGCAATGCAGGTGAGAGCCACAGGTGGGACATGATCCTGCCCCGTGGGAGAGAGCAGCCTCACCttcctgtcccagcagtgttttccatggGATTAGAGGTTAAGGAAGCAGCTGGAATATCTCATGTTAGACCTGATATAGGTAACCAGCTGtctggcagagcacagctcttgGCATTGTCATAGTTGACATGAGTCAGCTTAGAGTAAGGtcaggacagcacagacagcagaggTTGTAAATGGCAGGCACTGCTTTGTGTTCTGTGCTTCAAGGTTGAGAAAGGAAATTGGGGAAAGCACTGGTCAAAGGTATGTTTTGATACACTTGTGCCTTTGTGTTTCAGCTGGGAATCCCCCATTCTTTCATGATGGTCAGTTACCAGCATAAGTTTCAGGATGAGGATCAAACACGAGTGAAAGGTTCTCTCAAGTAAGTGCTCAAAAGGGAATTCACATTGCTCACAGCCTGAGGactctcctctcctgctgctgtagGCCTCCAGGCTCCACACAAACCAAATGCTTCTGTGGCCTTTGGGAGCCTCTTTAAATCTGATAAAGGCTGAAGTGAATGTCTTGGAGGCTTGGGCCTTTGTGCCTCTGCAGTTAAGTGGAACTTGTAATACCTTGTGTGTGATATCTCTATATCATCCCAAATAAGAAAGCCAGAAGTTCTTGTTTACTACTTAGCAAGCTGGAAAGTCTAATCTCACCTTGGAGATACACCATGAATCTTCCAGAGGCCAACATCTGCTGCAAACAGATGCATTTTCATGCTTTACTTGTTTGGGAATTACAGGATTCAGTAAAGAGAAATTGAAGTGTCTTCTCTGTCTTAACAGTTCTTGGTTCTGTCATCCTAGGGCGGGTTTCTTTGGGACCATAGTGGAGTATGGAGCAGAGAGGAAGATTTCCCGACACAGTGTTTTAGGAGCCACTGTCAGCGTTGGTGTTCCTCAAGGAGTGTCCTTGAAAATCAAGTCAGTTCAAGATCTCAACTCTTTATTGCAGAGGCTGACCATAACCTCCATGTTTCTATTTCCAGTATTCAGGTGGGAAGGTCCCAGTCCCAGGTCAATACAGGTGTATTGATACATCACTGGGAGAGGGTGCAGCTGCCCTCAACTCTAATGCAAGCTGTGAGCCCATTGTAAGCAGTGGTACCTTCCACTGGTGTGACTCACAGCCTGAGCcacctgtctgtgtgtgtgtgtgtctgtgtgtgtgtgtgtgtgcatcagAATATTCTGATAAATACAGCTTAAAGTGAGGTTTGGAGTAGTCTGGTAAGTGAATGGaagatttctgaaaatattagtAGAGTTGGATTCCATGTGTATTATGCTATATACAAGTGACTGCTTGAATTAGGGAATTACCATTACCTAATGCAGGTGATTGTAGCATTAACAAGGTGCAGTTCACTGTGGGACAGAGCTCATTAGTGTCACTTGAATTGGGGCCAGCTATGGTGGGGTGTGAAACTGCTGAAAGGCCTGAAGAATTCAGGCCCAAAGAAACtcatattttctaaaataaatattgttactgacatcagaaaaatattctgccTGCCCTGAAGGCCCGTGCCAGTGTTACGAGCACAGGCTTTCTCTAGAAgcattttctcttcttgcatGAGGATGTTCGTCCctttttctgttgaaattaaTGACCAAGCAAATTCTcctaagattaaaaaaagaactttaGAATGGTCAGGTACTGTCACGAGCTGCTACTTCAAAGTCTGACTCTGACTGGAGTCAGCTGCCTTTCCTGCCGTTGGCTTTTTCAGTTTATCAGGCTTTCACCTTTTTGAGCTCCTCATTCATCTCCCCTTGGTTCATCAGCACGCGCTGCTAAGTGTGCTTCATCAGGcacatccagctctgcttttcctcttacCATCCCTCTGCTCTTCTTTGTTGCAGGCTGAATAGGGCCAGCCAGACCTACTTCTTCCCTGTCCATCTAACAGATCAGCTGCTTCCCAGCGCCGTGTTCTATGCCACTGTGGGACCTCTCGTTATCTACTTTGCCATGCACAGGCTGGTCATCAAACCCTACCTCAGGGCACAGAAGGAGAGGTGAGCTTGCACATTCCTGGGGAAATCTCACTCAGGCTCATTTTGTGAGGTTGTGGGTCAGTTGTAATTGGGTGGGTAAAGCAGACCCTGCCAGTTTCTGCCTGAATCCCAGCAATGTATTCCTGATGAGATGTTGTTCCTTCTgccagagagctggagaagcagcGGGAGAACACAGCCAGCGACATGCTACAGAAGAAGCAGGAGGCTGAAGCTGCAGTGAGTCTTTCTTGTAGCTTGGTCCCCTCAGTGAAAGGAAACTCTTTTCACTCTAGACCATTCTCCTTTCGCCACAGTGTCTGACCATACATGATTTCTGCTCTGCCACTTGTGTTGTGACAGGTCCGGTTAATGCAGGAGTCAGTCCGAAGGATAATTGAAGCAGAGGAAGCCAGAATGGGTAaagattatttaatttatttgttctataaatttggagagaaggaggagTGCAAAGGTGTTGTTTCTTCATTCCCACTCCTGATGAAGTGCAGtgtagctgctgctgcacatgtAGTGGAGGAGCCCCATTATGACTCAGCTCCAGGTAGCTGAGCTTAGGAGGGATCACAGAATATTATCTTGGGACATGGTGTGAAGTGGATCAACAGACTGAAGACAGCAGTCTGGATTCGCCTCTCTCCCAGATCAATAGGTGCAAAAGCTGTAGTCTGAAGTTCAGTTTTCACTGATTTCTCCCTTACGTGGTTTGCTCCTGGGTCATAGTGGGAATCTGATCTCTGATGGTTACTAGCAATTTTCCACAGAATATTCCAAAATGAACTGAAATCCACTTGGAATGTCACATCAGTGTGGCACCAAGGTCCTGTCACTCCATTCTAGTGCTGAAGGTTGCTAACAAACGCCCAAGTAaaaatgttgttcttttttGGGAAGCATGGGTCCAGGCCAGGAGAATTAAATCTCActgaaagcaagagaaaatgcTGGTGTGGGATGGTCTTTTTGTCAGTAGAAGCCTTCCATCACAGCTGTGAtttcctgggaaatgcaggTCTGATTGTAGTGAACGCCTGGTATGGGAAGTTTGTTAATGACAACAGCAGGAAGAATGAGAAGGTGAAGGTTATAGACGTGACTGTGCCTCTGCAGTGCTTGGTGAAGGATTCTAAACTCATCCTTACAGAGGCCTCCAAGGTATGTAGCTGTTCTGTCAAAGCCCAGGTTCAAGGACTCAAATGTGTGGCCCAGAATTTCATTTGAACCATGTGGTGTCCTGCCAGGGGATTTCTGCAGTGGCTCTGGATCAATTTACAGATACCATTTGCATACCAAGTATTACAAACTTCCAGGAACTTCTGTTTCTCGGGGCTTTTCCAGTGCCACTGTTTGCATTGTGGGACAGTGGGTGTTACAGACCTTGGGGCTGTACACCAGGAATGTCCCAACCCGCTGGTTTACTTTTATGCAAGAGAACTTGTGGAGGTGATTCCCCAGTGTTATCTCACCTTGCTGGCAGCAAaactcccctttttttttaaatgacacatTGTCCAGGCACTAATGGCTTTTGACCAGCTGGAGAACTTTGAAAGTCCATTCCCTGATGTTCAGTCTGTCTTTCTGTGGTTCAAGGCTGGGCTTCCAGGCTTCTACGACCCCTGTGTGGGTGAGGAGAAGAGTTTGAAAGTGCTTTATCAGTTCCGAGGAGTTCTGCACCAAGTGATGTCAGCTGACAATGAGGCCCTTAGGATACCAAAGCAATGTAAGTAGCACAGACTGCCCAGCATCTTCTGGGGAACCAGTGATGGACTGCTTCAGCTCTGTGGTGAAGCACACAGTACTGGGGTTCTGGGCTTTAGAACTGGGGTTACTGGAATGGACTGACCATGACTTGCCTCTGCAGTAAGGCCCAAAAgaactcagcagcagctctgcagctgtttgTACCAGCTAGTCTGGTACTGGGGTGGAAGCAGAGGCCTCCCACAGATACCAGTGTCCTTCTGGGTGGCCATTTGGGCTCTGAATGTAATGTATGGAGGCCCAAGTCAGATTTTTTCCTTGTCCCCATTTATCTTACCTGCCAAAATACTTTCCCTGCTGGAATAACTGTGAAACTAGAATCTGCTTGTGACAACTTTTACTGGCACCCCAGTGGGTCTGGTGGGTTGGATCAAGGGCATAGACCTTTGTTTGCCCTAgaccagctccctgcccagtaTGAGCAGCACGTCCAACTGACAGAGCTCCCAGAAGTGCATTGGAGGCGTATTTGAGTTGTGTCTAATTAGCAGCCAGAAATGTTCCTGCCTGTCCTGGTACAATGGTGGGCTCCAGCATGTGTCCATTCCTTGTTctcccccacagctcacaggaTTGATGCCGATGGCTAATCCAGGGAACTCGCATCTCTCACGGTACCTGGGTCAATGGAAAGTGCGAAACCTCCCCCGGACGCTGCGAGTTTGAACAGagacacttttatttttactgtctgTATAGCAGGTGGTGTCCTGCCAGTTCTGTTAGGGACAAAAGGACagaccctgctgctccaggcgGCTCCCAGGCAATATCTGAGTTGTGGCTTGGTACCCAATAAAGCAGCGTGACTCTGAGTGCACAGTGCTTTCTgcccaggggctgagcaggcatcctgctcccagctgcccaTGGCCCCTCCGTGCACTCACACCtctctcctggagctcagcagggatGAAGACCTGCTCTCACCTCACCATGTGCTTCCTGGGGTAGGTAACACACCTTCTTCTCGTGAGGGGAATTTCAATTCTCTGGCCACTTCCTGCAAGTCCCCTGTGCAAATACTTTTGGAGAGAGGTCAGTGATTGTTTCAATCTCAAATCTGTGTTTGAAATGCACTTGTTAAGAAAAGTATGTGCTTAAGTATGAATGAATTTGCCTTTTAAAGTAATATGGACCTCTTCAGTACCAATCTGTCCAGCTGCTCATTTCCAACACTGCTCTTCCAGACAAGAACACGGTGTATCCTAGGTTTATTAATTCTTCTGCCACCCACAACCATGTATTGTCAAGG from Catharus ustulatus isolate bCatUst1 chromosome 24, bCatUst1.pri.v2, whole genome shotgun sequence includes:
- the DNAJC11 gene encoding dnaJ homolog subfamily C member 11; its protein translation is MAAALGEEAPDNEDYYGLLNVRREASQEELKAAYRRLCMLYHPDKHRDPELKTQAERLFNLVHQAYEVLSDPQTRAIYDIYGRRGLEMEGWEVVERKRTAAEIREEFERLQREREERRLQQRTNPKGTISVGIDATDLFDRYDEEYEDVPGSSFPQIEINKMHISQSIEAPLTSTDTAILSGNLSTQNGNGGGSINLALRRVTSAKGWGELEFGAGDLHGPLFGMKIFRNLTPRCFITTNCALQFSSRGVRPGLTTVLARNLDKNTMGYLQWRWGIQSAMNTSIVRDTKTSHFTVAMQLGIPHSFMMVSYQHKFQDEDQTRVKGSLKAGFFGTIVEYGAERKISRHSVLGATVSVGVPQGVSLKIKLNRASQTYFFPVHLTDQLLPSAVFYATVGPLVIYFAMHRLVIKPYLRAQKERELEKQRENTASDMLQKKQEAEAAVRLMQESVRRIIEAEEARMGLIVVNAWYGKFVNDNSRKNEKVKVIDVTVPLQCLVKDSKLILTEASKAGLPGFYDPCVGEEKSLKVLYQFRGVLHQVMSADNEALRIPKQSHRIDADG